In Oceanobacillus sp. FSL K6-2867, one DNA window encodes the following:
- a CDS encoding FbpB family small basic protein: protein MYKKGWITISLKKKQRFDELVAENRKQILEDRKLMEQIEDNLDMRMHQTVKRVNEN from the coding sequence GTGTATAAAAAGGGGTGGATTACCATTTCACTTAAAAAGAAGCAGCGTTTCGATGAACTTGTTGCGGAAAATCGAAAACAGATTTTAGAAGACAGAAAACTTATGGAGCAAATTGAGGATAATTTGGACATGAGAATGCATCAAACTGTAAAAAGAGTAAATGAAAATTAA
- the tlp gene encoding small acid-soluble spore protein Tlp gives MTDKHNHQPKPDDRSDNVEKLQNMVQDTIENVEEAHETMQFSSGEEKEQIIAKNKRREEAIEGFREEIKDESQQ, from the coding sequence ATGACAGATAAACATAATCATCAGCCAAAACCTGATGATCGCAGTGATAATGTAGAAAAACTGCAAAACATGGTGCAAGATACGATTGAGAATGTAGAAGAGGCACATGAAACAATGCAATTCAGTTCTGGTGAAGAGAAGGAACAAATTATTGCGAAGAATAAGCGCAGAGAAGAAGCAATTGAAGGTTTCCGTGAAGAAATAAAGGATGAATCCCAGCAATAA
- a CDS encoding thioesterase family protein, with product MKKVRTPLEVRYQETDQMGVVYHANYLVWFEIGRTKYIEALGLSYAAMEKDNAVSPVLDAQITFKKPIRYGEDAYVETWLEEYDGLRTVYGYHILDSAGDIAVCGYTKHAVVKKDTFRPMSLRRAFPEWHQAYSEQIKGEK from the coding sequence ATGAAGAAAGTACGTACACCATTAGAAGTAAGGTATCAAGAGACAGATCAAATGGGGGTTGTCTACCACGCGAATTATTTAGTTTGGTTTGAAATAGGTAGAACCAAATATATTGAGGCACTCGGTCTTAGCTACGCAGCAATGGAAAAGGATAACGCCGTGTCCCCAGTACTCGACGCGCAAATTACATTTAAGAAACCTATACGATATGGTGAGGATGCATATGTAGAAACATGGTTGGAAGAATATGATGGACTTCGAACAGTATATGGTTATCATATTCTTGATTCTGCCGGTGACATTGCTGTATGTGGGTATACAAAGCATGCAGTTGTGAAGAAGGATACATTTCGGCCAATGTCTTTAAGAAGGGCATTTCCAGAATGGCACCAAGCTTATTCGGAGCAAATTAAGGGTGAAAAATAA